Below is a genomic region from Vibrio cortegadensis.
AGCTTGATTCGCTAAAGGATGTGGTTCGTAATAGTATGGAAAAGTAAAACGTTTCGGTAATGGTTGAGTTGCGGGATCAAACGCTAGCCGAGAAAAACGTGGGTTAAATGGGAGCATTTCAATATCTGTATCTGAGTTCAGCCCTCATAGAAAGAGGAATGAAAGTGAATGAGTCATCAGATGATGAATATTTACATTATCGAGCTGTTTTTAAGTCGAGCATTTTTATTTCATGCAATGATTAATACCAAAGCCTACACTCTCAGCAAGTATAGGCTTTGATTCAATTTATGGGTATCGAATAATTAAAGGCAAGGTAACACTTCAAGTTGATATTGAGTTGTTGCCGACGTCGGTGGGGCGTAGCGCACAGCACAGGCCGTCATGTCTGTTTCTCCTCTTATGGTGACAAAAAGCTCACGACGAGGATCGCCATCAGGATGACGCAGAACAACCCAATCGGAATTATCTGTTTCAAGGTCTTGTACTAACTGACGAAGACTGGTGTCATCAGCATCAGGGTTGCCATATATGAAGGTGCAACTTTCAGAACCACCAATATTACAATCGGTAAAAGGGAGGTCATGCTTGGGTGTTGGCGGTGTTAGTCCCGTATCTTCATTTTTATTTGAGACGTATCTTAAATGCTCTAACCCTTCTATCGCCATTTTCCCATATCCAATGGCCAGTGCTCCTTCGATAGCTCCTTTCATGCCCTCTAATCGAGCATTGCGCGCGTCCGTTTGTAAATTCAAAAATCGAGGGGCAGCTGTGACCGCTAAAATGCCGAGAATGACAATCACGACAACGAGCTCTATAAGAGTAAAACCATTATTTTTTTTCATAAAATTGTTTCGCAGAATTTTGGTAAGGGGTAATGGTGCTGTTTGATTGCCGTATTATACAATAAAGTTCCTATTTTGGTATTTATGAAAAATAATTTTAGGTA
It encodes:
- a CDS encoding type II secretion system protein, which codes for MKKNNGFTLIELVVVIVILGILAVTAAPRFLNLQTDARNARLEGMKGAIEGALAIGYGKMAIEGLEHLRYVSNKNEDTGLTPPTPKHDLPFTDCNIGGSESCTFIYGNPDADDTSLRQLVQDLETDNSDWVVLRHPDGDPRRELFVTIRGETDMTACAVRYAPPTSATTQYQLEVLPCL